One part of the Sulfolobus tengchongensis genome encodes these proteins:
- a CDS encoding hydroxyacid-oxoacid transhydrogenase: MSSNYIAYTPNTDSVFVIEVPRIKFGIGASEEVGFEAKRLGLKRVMLVVGKRVSQTKLAEKIIQKLEEASISVKILDDVRVEPDDEALIEAYKKIKDENVDGFIALGGGSTIDTAKVLDLIHTYPAELSDYINAPIGKGNIPPGPTKPLIAIPTTAGTGSESTAVAVLDVKSLKVKTGISNPYIRPAVAIVDPLTTITLPPMVTASTGLDVLNHAIESFTSRPYTSRQPPESPLKRAVYAGSTPVGDIFASKAIEWVNKYLRRAVANPTDIEARYYMMLGASIAGIGFGHAGVHLPHAMAYPIAGMVEKWHPPDYDFGYAIVPHGISTAIPAAYAFRYLAKFYPERFKEVLNIMGIETSNDPKEISETISEYYLHLLEDISVPTKLRDIGFSESHLDKLVEGTLAQRRLLEQSPKRLSREEIRKIFMEAL, from the coding sequence ATGTCTTCCAATTACATCGCCTATACTCCTAATACTGATTCTGTTTTTGTAATTGAGGTTCCTAGAATAAAATTCGGTATTGGTGCATCGGAAGAGGTTGGATTTGAGGCAAAACGCTTAGGTTTGAAGAGAGTAATGTTAGTTGTGGGTAAGAGGGTCTCACAGACTAAACTAGCTGAAAAAATTATACAAAAATTGGAAGAAGCTTCAATCTCTGTAAAGATACTTGATGACGTGAGAGTGGAACCAGATGATGAAGCCTTAATCGAGGCTTATAAGAAAATTAAGGATGAAAACGTAGATGGTTTCATAGCCTTAGGTGGAGGTTCAACAATAGATACTGCAAAGGTGTTGGATCTAATTCATACTTACCCTGCGGAGCTTTCAGATTACATAAACGCTCCAATAGGTAAGGGAAATATTCCTCCTGGTCCAACAAAGCCATTAATTGCTATTCCAACCACTGCAGGAACGGGGAGTGAAAGTACAGCAGTGGCAGTATTGGATGTCAAGTCTTTAAAAGTCAAAACGGGTATAAGTAATCCTTACATAAGACCAGCCGTAGCCATAGTAGATCCTCTTACTACCATAACCTTACCACCTATGGTAACTGCTTCAACTGGTTTAGATGTGTTAAACCATGCAATAGAATCGTTTACATCAAGGCCATATACATCTAGGCAACCTCCAGAGTCACCACTTAAAAGGGCAGTTTACGCGGGGTCAACACCAGTTGGTGACATATTTGCTTCTAAAGCTATAGAGTGGGTAAATAAATATTTGAGAAGAGCAGTTGCAAATCCTACTGACATTGAAGCTAGATATTACATGATGTTAGGAGCCAGCATAGCGGGGATAGGATTTGGTCATGCAGGAGTTCATTTACCTCATGCGATGGCTTATCCAATTGCGGGTATGGTTGAAAAATGGCATCCTCCAGATTACGATTTCGGATACGCTATTGTACCCCATGGTATATCAACTGCAATCCCTGCTGCGTACGCATTTAGATATTTAGCCAAATTCTATCCTGAAAGATTTAAGGAAGTACTAAATATTATGGGTATAGAGACCAGTAATGATCCCAAGGAAATATCTGAGACAATATCAGAGTACTATTTACACTTGCTAGAGGACATTTCAGTGCCAACCAAGTTGAGAGATATAGGTTTTAGCGAATCGCATTTAGATAAGTTAGTTGAGGGTACACTAGCTCAAAGAAGATTACTGGAACAATCTCCTAAGAGATTAAGTAGAGAGGAAATAAGAAAAATCTTTATGGAGGCATTATAG
- a CDS encoding sulfurtransferase TusA family protein: MSSLKIYKELDLTSSSCAGPIGELSGVIDELRDGEAVKVILGDEATKKDITLWAKKRGLKIVQETKEGNKYILLVSK; encoded by the coding sequence ATGAGTAGTCTTAAGATATATAAGGAGTTGGATTTGACTAGTTCATCGTGTGCTGGTCCCATAGGTGAGTTATCTGGAGTTATTGATGAGTTGAGGGATGGGGAGGCTGTTAAGGTAATTCTCGGGGATGAGGCAACTAAGAAGGATATCACATTGTGGGCTAAGAAGAGAGGTTTGAAAATAGTACAAGAAACTAAAGAAGGCAATAAATACATACTACTAGTAAGCAAATAA
- a CDS encoding VWA domain-containing protein has translation MEEEEKKIVKIANILRQLGRNVGVDETIDAINSLKLIGDRDTETVNAILKATMIKDFSLNVDEQRDRKQSEEDKYSVLGRVTNRSYLANDFYIYSPAESRIKSSALSIGNSDLIKWNIIAKRINEIALSLEGHRFKVKRNGKVDMRRTMKSEIKYSLESPYLVKSEKKMSKSNFILLCDVSGSMKDFFKEILLFSFFMKRISNKTEIFYFSTNLRRVTSLFQVTSINRIKIDKLISIISYGSGTRIGEALYSLRRSYGDLIHRKCSLIIFSDGWDLGNLELLGRELKNIKNRCKSIIWVNPLMDNPSYTPATEGIKIALKYVDLMTSPNIIFNDKKIKRK, from the coding sequence ATGGAAGAGGAAGAAAAGAAGATAGTGAAGATAGCTAATATTTTACGACAACTAGGGAGAAATGTTGGAGTAGATGAAACTATAGATGCAATAAACTCTCTTAAACTGATAGGGGATAGGGACACCGAAACGGTAAACGCAATCTTAAAAGCCACAATGATAAAGGACTTTAGCCTAAACGTTGATGAGCAACGCGATAGAAAACAGTCTGAGGAAGATAAATATTCGGTTCTAGGTAGAGTAACAAATAGATCTTACCTAGCTAATGATTTTTACATTTATAGCCCAGCCGAATCAAGAATAAAATCCAGCGCTCTCTCAATAGGAAATAGTGATTTAATCAAATGGAATATAATAGCAAAAAGAATTAATGAAATAGCCTTGAGCCTTGAAGGACATAGATTTAAGGTAAAGAGAAATGGGAAGGTAGATATGAGAAGAACGATGAAAAGTGAAATTAAATATTCTTTGGAATCGCCTTATCTTGTTAAATCAGAGAAGAAAATGAGTAAATCAAATTTCATATTATTGTGTGATGTATCTGGTTCCATGAAGGATTTCTTTAAAGAGATCTTATTATTTTCATTCTTTATGAAGAGGATTTCAAACAAAACTGAAATATTTTACTTTAGTACTAACTTGAGGAGAGTCACAAGTCTATTTCAAGTTACAAGTATAAATAGGATAAAAATTGATAAACTCATTTCTATAATATCCTATGGAAGTGGTACGAGGATAGGGGAAGCATTATATAGCTTAAGGAGAAGTTATGGGGATTTAATTCATCGTAAGTGCAGTCTCATAATATTTAGTGATGGTTGGGACTTAGGTAATTTAGAATTACTAGGGAGAGAATTAAAGAATATTAAAAATAGGTGTAAGTCAATAATATGGGTAAATCCCTTAATGGATAATCCTTCATACACTCCAGCCACGGAAGGCATTAAGATAGCGTTAAAATATGTTGATTTAATGACCTCACCTAATATAATCTTCAATGATAAGAAAATAAAAAGAAAATAA
- a CDS encoding MoxR family ATPase, producing MLSSVDELIKLLMDNDYVIDRQSAIAVFLSLKLEKPLLIEGPPGCGKTELAKVIAKALNLELIRLQCYEGLDYSQALYEWNYPKQLLEIKMMQQANESEIKKRIYSEEFLIERPLLKAIRSDKRVVLLIDEIDRADPEFEGFLLEFLGEFQITIPELGTIRAKQRPYVFITSNKTRDLSDALKRRCLYLYLSYPSEEKELEIVRRKVGRIDEDKAKKAIKIVNELRRDDEIMHKPGIAETIDFVTAMSLLDAESEESLKSLIINVLLKDEEDIRHFERFRNGRGRKEDSEDS from the coding sequence ATGCTGAGTAGCGTGGATGAATTAATTAAACTACTCATGGATAACGATTATGTAATTGATAGACAGTCTGCAATAGCAGTATTTTTATCATTGAAACTAGAAAAACCGCTATTAATTGAAGGCCCTCCTGGATGTGGAAAAACTGAACTCGCGAAAGTGATAGCAAAGGCCCTAAATCTAGAATTAATAAGGTTGCAGTGTTACGAAGGGTTAGATTATTCCCAAGCACTTTACGAGTGGAACTATCCAAAACAATTACTAGAAATTAAAATGATGCAACAAGCTAATGAAAGTGAAATAAAGAAGAGAATATACAGTGAAGAGTTCCTCATAGAGAGACCATTGTTGAAAGCTATAAGAAGCGATAAGAGAGTCGTTCTCCTAATCGATGAAATAGACAGAGCTGATCCAGAGTTTGAAGGATTTTTATTGGAATTCCTAGGTGAATTCCAAATTACTATTCCAGAACTAGGTACCATAAGGGCTAAACAAAGGCCATATGTTTTCATTACATCTAACAAGACGAGAGACCTTTCTGATGCCCTAAAAAGAAGATGCCTCTATCTATACCTTTCATACCCCAGTGAGGAAAAGGAACTGGAAATAGTTAGAAGGAAGGTTGGTAGAATAGATGAAGATAAGGCTAAAAAAGCCATAAAAATTGTGAATGAGTTAAGAAGGGATGACGAAATAATGCATAAGCCTGGGATAGCTGAAACCATAGACTTCGTTACCGCTATGAGCCTACTAGATGCGGAATCTGAGGAGAGCTTGAAAAGTCTGATAATAAATGTTTTACTCAAAGATGAAGAAGACATAAGACACTTTGAGAGGTTTAGAAATGGAAGAGGAAGAAAAGAAGATAGTGAAGATAGCTAA
- a CDS encoding aerobic carbon-monoxide dehydrogenase large subunit, protein MAMEETLPPMGVHGMGHKIRRKEDMRFLTGKGTYVDDIKLPNMAYLVFVRSPYAHAKIKKINIEKAKSIPGVIDIITGEELEKAGLAWIPTLMGDKMMVLPTDKVVFQGQEIAAVIAEDKYVAMDAANQIEVEYEPLEPVVDPKKALEPNSPLVRPDKNSNLVFRWEAGNKELTDKVFKEADIVVSQDFYYQRLHVAYMEPVGSVAQYDPVSGKLTLWMTTQAPHVVRTVFSLVTKIPENKIRIISPDIGGGFGGKVYVYPGYVVSAYASIKLGRPVKWINTRSEDMKSTAFARDFHIHGELAAKKDGTILGLRIKVISDHGAFYGDANPSKFPAGLFSICTGAYDIKAAYVEVTGAYTNKPAGGIAYRCSFRVTEAVYTIERLVDILAHELNMDPAELRLKNFIPPERFPYKSALGWTYDSGNYAAALKKAMEKIGYYELRKEQEEKRKKGEIMGIGISTFVEIVGAGPADLFDIVGIKMFDSAEIRIHPTGKVIARFGTRAQGQGHETTYAQIISEILGIPVEDIIVEEGDTDTCPYGLGTYASRSTPTAGAAAAVSARKILDKAKKIAAHLLEAREEDIVFEKGKFYVKGYPDKYKTIQDVALAAYTNPPPNMEAGLEAVTYYNPPNMTFPFGAYICVVDIDKGTGQVKVRRFVAVDDCGNIINPVIVDGQIMGGLTMGFGTAFMEEIKYDENGNIYGGSFAEYLIPTAVETPKWELDKTVTPSPHHPLGAKGVGESATVGSPAAFVNAVVDALWHLGVKHIDMPIWPWKVWKVLKEKGVASDE, encoded by the coding sequence ATGGCTATGGAAGAGACATTACCACCTATGGGAGTTCATGGAATGGGACATAAAATAAGACGTAAAGAGGACATGAGGTTCCTAACTGGGAAAGGAACGTATGTTGATGATATAAAGTTACCTAATATGGCCTACTTAGTATTCGTCAGAAGTCCTTACGCCCACGCGAAAATAAAGAAAATTAACATAGAGAAGGCTAAATCAATACCAGGTGTTATTGACATAATTACTGGAGAGGAACTGGAAAAGGCAGGATTAGCGTGGATTCCTACTCTAATGGGAGACAAGATGATGGTATTACCTACTGATAAAGTAGTATTCCAAGGACAAGAGATAGCAGCGGTAATAGCTGAGGATAAGTACGTAGCTATGGATGCAGCTAATCAGATAGAAGTAGAATATGAACCATTAGAACCAGTAGTAGATCCCAAAAAAGCATTAGAGCCCAATTCTCCATTAGTTAGACCAGATAAGAATTCAAACTTAGTATTCAGATGGGAGGCTGGAAATAAGGAGTTAACAGATAAGGTATTTAAGGAGGCTGATATTGTAGTAAGCCAGGATTTCTATTATCAACGTTTACATGTCGCCTATATGGAACCCGTTGGTTCAGTAGCTCAATACGATCCAGTATCTGGGAAACTAACTCTATGGATGACTACTCAAGCTCCTCATGTTGTTAGGACGGTATTTTCATTAGTTACTAAAATCCCTGAAAATAAAATAAGAATTATTTCACCAGATATAGGAGGAGGATTTGGTGGTAAGGTTTACGTTTATCCGGGATACGTGGTTTCCGCTTATGCTTCAATAAAGCTTGGAAGACCGGTTAAATGGATAAATACTAGGTCTGAGGATATGAAAAGTACAGCTTTCGCTAGAGATTTCCACATTCATGGAGAGTTGGCTGCTAAAAAGGACGGTACTATTTTAGGTCTGAGAATAAAGGTGATAAGCGATCATGGTGCGTTTTATGGAGATGCCAATCCCAGTAAATTCCCAGCAGGATTGTTTAGTATTTGTACTGGGGCTTATGATATAAAAGCTGCATATGTCGAAGTAACTGGGGCTTACACTAATAAGCCAGCTGGAGGTATAGCATATAGGTGTTCATTTAGGGTAACAGAAGCAGTTTACACTATAGAGAGGTTAGTGGATATATTAGCACATGAACTAAACATGGATCCTGCGGAGCTCAGGCTTAAGAACTTCATTCCTCCAGAGAGATTCCCATACAAATCCGCCTTAGGTTGGACTTACGATAGCGGAAATTACGCAGCCGCATTGAAGAAGGCTATGGAAAAAATAGGATATTATGAATTGAGAAAGGAACAAGAGGAAAAAAGGAAGAAAGGAGAGATAATGGGTATAGGTATTAGTACGTTTGTGGAAATAGTAGGAGCAGGACCAGCTGATCTGTTCGATATAGTTGGGATTAAAATGTTTGATAGTGCTGAAATTAGAATACACCCTACTGGAAAGGTCATAGCTAGATTCGGGACTAGGGCTCAAGGTCAAGGTCATGAAACGACTTACGCACAAATAATTTCTGAAATATTGGGAATTCCAGTTGAGGATATAATAGTAGAAGAGGGTGATACAGATACGTGCCCATATGGTCTAGGAACCTATGCTAGCCGTAGCACTCCAACTGCTGGTGCAGCTGCAGCGGTTTCTGCTAGGAAAATCTTAGATAAGGCTAAGAAGATAGCTGCGCATTTGCTTGAGGCTAGAGAAGAGGATATCGTATTCGAGAAGGGCAAGTTTTACGTTAAAGGGTATCCGGATAAGTATAAGACAATACAAGATGTAGCTTTAGCTGCCTATACCAATCCACCACCTAATATGGAAGCAGGATTAGAGGCAGTAACATATTATAATCCGCCAAATATGACTTTCCCATTTGGAGCTTACATATGCGTAGTTGACATAGATAAGGGTACTGGGCAAGTTAAGGTAAGAAGATTCGTTGCAGTTGATGACTGTGGAAATATAATAAATCCTGTAATAGTAGATGGTCAGATAATGGGAGGATTAACAATGGGCTTTGGAACTGCATTCATGGAAGAGATAAAATACGATGAAAATGGTAACATTTACGGTGGAAGTTTCGCAGAGTATTTAATACCAACTGCTGTAGAGACTCCTAAATGGGAATTGGATAAGACTGTTACACCTTCACCTCATCATCCATTAGGTGCTAAAGGTGTAGGAGAGTCGGCTACAGTAGGATCACCTGCAGCTTTCGTTAACGCCGTAGTTGACGCATTGTGGCATTTAGGTGTTAAGCATATAGACATGCCAATATGGCCATGGAAGGTTTGGAAGGTTCTCAAGGAGAAGGGAGTAGCTTCAGATGAGTAA
- a CDS encoding (2Fe-2S)-binding protein, giving the protein MAQKVHVKITINGKPYEADIEPRLLLVHFIRDIAGLTGTHVGCDTTNCGACTVILNGKAVKSCTMFAVQANGKEVITIEGLAKDGKLHPIQEGFWVKHGLQCGYCTPGMIMAAYQLLMRNPNPTEEEIRWGISGNLCRCTGYQNIVEAIKYAAEKMREVS; this is encoded by the coding sequence ATGGCACAAAAAGTTCACGTGAAAATCACAATTAACGGGAAACCCTATGAAGCTGATATTGAACCTAGACTACTATTAGTACATTTCATAAGGGATATTGCAGGTTTAACTGGAACCCACGTAGGTTGTGATACGACTAACTGTGGGGCATGTACTGTTATTCTTAACGGTAAAGCTGTAAAGTCATGTACCATGTTTGCAGTTCAAGCCAATGGAAAAGAAGTAATTACCATAGAAGGCTTAGCTAAAGACGGTAAATTACATCCTATTCAGGAGGGATTCTGGGTTAAGCATGGTTTACAATGTGGATACTGCACTCCTGGAATGATAATGGCTGCATATCAACTATTAATGAGAAATCCAAATCCCACAGAAGAGGAGATAAGATGGGGAATATCTGGGAATTTATGTAGATGTACCGGATATCAGAACATAGTTGAGGCAATAAAGTACGCAGCTGAGAAAATGAGGGAGGTGAGCTGA
- a CDS encoding xanthine dehydrogenase family protein subunit M, with protein sequence MYPAPFDYFAPTNLKEALELLSKYGDEAKILAGGQSLIIAMKLRIISPKYIIDINNIPNLSYITESEGYLKIGALTRYADLEYSDLIKTKYPLLHESIKHLADPTVRNWGTVGGNVCYNHPGNNLPAVMLAYNAEFVATSLSGSRIIKAKDFFLGPFQTALRQDEILTEVRIPIPQPRNGGHYMKLERRVGDFAIVSTAVNLSLDYDGTVKEVGIAIGGASNNPVKITKAEELLRGNKINDSLIKEVGKIVTDEITPVEEPFGPPADYKKAMAGVLTVRAIRQSLRKILGGA encoded by the coding sequence GTGTATCCTGCACCTTTCGATTATTTTGCTCCTACTAACCTTAAAGAGGCTTTAGAACTCCTTTCTAAATATGGAGATGAGGCTAAGATATTAGCGGGTGGACAGAGCTTAATAATTGCAATGAAGTTGAGAATAATTTCTCCAAAATATATAATTGACATAAATAATATACCTAATCTCTCATATATCACCGAATCTGAAGGCTATTTGAAAATAGGTGCTTTAACTAGGTATGCTGATTTAGAATATTCTGATTTAATAAAGACAAAATATCCCTTACTTCACGAATCTATTAAACATTTGGCTGACCCAACGGTGAGAAATTGGGGTACAGTTGGAGGAAATGTGTGCTACAATCATCCCGGAAATAACTTGCCCGCAGTAATGCTAGCGTATAATGCAGAGTTCGTAGCTACCAGTCTTTCTGGAAGTAGAATCATTAAGGCTAAAGATTTCTTCTTAGGTCCTTTCCAAACCGCATTAAGGCAAGATGAAATTTTAACGGAGGTTAGGATTCCAATTCCACAACCCAGAAATGGAGGTCACTATATGAAATTGGAGAGAAGAGTAGGGGATTTCGCAATCGTATCTACAGCTGTAAATCTCTCTTTAGATTATGATGGAACTGTAAAGGAAGTTGGAATTGCCATAGGAGGTGCCAGTAATAATCCAGTTAAGATAACTAAGGCTGAGGAACTATTAAGGGGAAACAAGATAAATGATAGCTTAATTAAGGAAGTCGGGAAGATAGTCACTGATGAAATCACACCGGTAGAAGAACCATTTGGACCTCCTGCAGATTACAAGAAAGCTATGGCTGGGGTATTAACTGTGAGAGCGATCAGACAAAGTTTAAGGAAAATATTAGGAGGTGCTTAA
- a CDS encoding XdhC family protein, which produces MMYEEKSSYFGHSQQFLDRVKKLIENEEEFAIVEVVKTEGPSALKAGNKLIVKSDGSFEGWIGGFCTKEDIIKHSLEAIRNGASKFLYLNTCHGGSVYLYIEPIAPRKKLILVGDNPIIYYVEKFGEILGFNMLKINDSNEIEKNKITRNTFAIIATMGERDHEFVEALLNTEIRYIGVIAGKRRGEDLLSYLRNKGYNSNVLSKVKVPAGININAVSPEEIALSVLAEVIKISKEGSLEVKEDIEEVIDPVCGMSVSKSVPYHSTYEGKTYYFCSKYCKDKFDVNPQMYVR; this is translated from the coding sequence ATGATGTATGAGGAGAAATCTAGTTACTTTGGACATTCTCAACAGTTTTTAGATAGAGTTAAAAAGTTAATAGAAAATGAAGAGGAGTTCGCAATCGTTGAAGTGGTAAAAACTGAAGGACCGAGTGCATTAAAAGCTGGAAACAAACTTATAGTCAAAAGTGATGGTTCCTTTGAAGGATGGATAGGAGGTTTCTGCACTAAAGAAGATATTATAAAGCACTCACTTGAGGCAATAAGAAATGGGGCTTCAAAGTTTTTATATTTAAATACTTGCCATGGGGGATCAGTGTATTTATATATCGAACCTATCGCGCCACGAAAAAAACTCATTTTAGTAGGTGATAATCCAATTATATATTATGTGGAAAAATTTGGAGAAATTTTAGGATTTAACATGCTGAAGATTAATGATTCTAATGAAATAGAAAAGAATAAGATAACAAGAAATACGTTTGCGATAATAGCCACAATGGGGGAAAGGGATCATGAATTCGTTGAGGCTTTACTTAATACAGAAATAAGGTATATTGGAGTCATAGCTGGAAAGAGAAGAGGTGAGGATTTACTATCATATTTACGTAATAAAGGATATAATAGTAACGTACTATCTAAAGTTAAAGTTCCTGCTGGGATTAACATAAATGCCGTATCTCCGGAAGAGATAGCATTAAGTGTTCTAGCTGAGGTAATTAAGATCTCAAAGGAGGGCAGTCTAGAGGTTAAAGAAGATATCGAAGAAGTTATTGATCCTGTTTGTGGAATGTCAGTTTCTAAATCAGTACCCTACCATTCAACATATGAGGGAAAAACGTATTATTTTTGTAGTAAATATTGTAAAGATAAATTCGATGTTAATCCTCAGATGTATGTTAGATAG
- a CDS encoding DMT family transporter, with product MSSNTASLFIKWMIPVAIVWGLSYPLTKLVTFYSSPMIVSVVRVLIGSVFFILLGKGLSVGIKQFINGLFNFVGLLTLLNLGIYFSNNPGLVSVMIYTQPLFILVIEIILGSKVKTKGIIGIILGVIGVTASAFLSFNLGLLFGLLGGLIWGIGTVYYRRNLIKEDLVKLNAFMGLSSLPILLALTPINYHLVLSPVGVGLLIALGLLSQVAGFYFWFNAVRYLGSVKASAGSLLVPIMAYVLSFAFFKEIPTPIEILGSAITLVGVYLTMTS from the coding sequence ATGTCGTCTAATACTGCTTCGTTATTCATAAAATGGATGATACCAGTTGCTATAGTTTGGGGATTATCATATCCTCTAACTAAACTTGTAACTTTCTATTCTTCACCTATGATAGTTAGTGTGGTGAGAGTGTTGATAGGTTCTGTATTTTTTATATTGTTAGGTAAGGGTCTTTCAGTAGGTATTAAGCAATTCATTAATGGTTTGTTCAACTTTGTTGGATTGTTAACTCTTCTGAATCTGGGTATTTATTTCTCAAATAATCCTGGTCTAGTCTCTGTTATGATATATACACAACCTTTATTCATTTTGGTAATTGAAATTATTTTGGGAAGTAAAGTAAAAACTAAAGGAATAATAGGTATAATTTTAGGAGTGATAGGAGTTACTGCCTCAGCGTTTTTATCATTTAATTTGGGACTACTATTCGGCCTATTGGGAGGCTTAATATGGGGGATAGGTACAGTGTACTATAGAAGAAACTTGATAAAGGAAGATTTAGTTAAGCTTAACGCATTTATGGGGCTGAGTTCTCTTCCAATCCTATTGGCTTTAACACCTATCAATTATCATTTAGTACTAAGTCCCGTAGGTGTAGGTTTGTTGATAGCATTAGGATTGCTTTCACAAGTAGCTGGATTTTATTTCTGGTTTAATGCCGTAAGATATTTAGGTAGTGTTAAAGCTAGTGCAGGTTCACTTCTAGTGCCTATAATGGCTTATGTTTTATCTTTTGCGTTTTTCAAAGAAATCCCTACTCCGATAGAAATACTAGGATCAGCCATAACTTTAGTAGGAGTTTATCTAACTATGACAAGCTAA
- a CDS encoding acetoacetate decarboxylase family protein, with protein sequence MSLNNFNNEFSLPPTKSGRSQIVFPPPWYYGVTYISAHIKFTRDSAEKLLPNFLTTDGEGWVYIAEFISTSESNWDYMYQDPDLVQYMEGAIGLKVNFEGKNYLYFPFMWVDKDWALVRGWLDGYPKKIAKIAMTKLHPLLPKYNKPEPGLKMGGYVVRGGGVMFRLQIELKEKVDSIPLRNFGPFLNIRRFASRGEDEEDLYEIVSRVRDESVLGEIWRGKANVEIGGYVNDEIDLLKIENVLGGYYYTTYFKVTKTQLLSKSIPAVVRS encoded by the coding sequence ATGTCACTAAATAACTTCAATAATGAATTCTCTCTACCTCCTACTAAAAGTGGTAGATCGCAGATAGTCTTCCCACCTCCATGGTATTATGGAGTCACATACATTTCAGCTCATATTAAATTCACTAGGGATTCTGCAGAAAAACTCCTTCCCAACTTTTTAACTACTGATGGTGAGGGTTGGGTTTACATTGCTGAATTCATATCCACTTCTGAGAGTAACTGGGATTACATGTATCAAGATCCGGATTTAGTCCAATATATGGAGGGAGCAATTGGTCTAAAGGTTAACTTTGAAGGAAAGAACTACTTATATTTCCCATTCATGTGGGTTGATAAGGATTGGGCACTGGTAAGGGGATGGTTAGATGGATATCCTAAAAAGATAGCTAAAATAGCAATGACGAAACTCCATCCATTATTACCAAAATACAATAAACCAGAGCCCGGTTTAAAAATGGGAGGATATGTAGTAAGAGGAGGAGGAGTTATGTTCAGATTGCAAATTGAATTAAAGGAAAAAGTAGATTCAATACCACTAAGAAACTTTGGACCATTTTTAAACATTAGAAGATTTGCAAGTAGAGGGGAAGACGAAGAAGATCTTTATGAAATAGTGAGCAGGGTAAGGGATGAGAGTGTTTTAGGAGAGATTTGGAGAGGGAAAGCTAATGTGGAGATAGGCGGATATGTTAATGATGAAATAGATTTGTTAAAGATAGAAAACGTATTAGGTGGTTATTATTATACAACGTACTTTAAGGTAACTAAAACTCAATTGCTTTCTAAGAGTATTCCAGCAGTAGTAAGATCGTAA
- the hpaD gene encoding 3,4-dihydroxyphenylacetate 2,3-dioxygenase yields MSSNQKINVSRLSHIAVRVTDLGKAKYLYHELLGFVLTEESGSELYIRGIEEGQHHSLVLKKADSPGLSYVGFRVSDKKDLDKAEDILPSLGIKVFKFKEKGVNDAIIFDSPNGIPIVLYYDMEYVDEDLRLKFHLHRGVSPIRLAHTNFVVKDLEKEYKFFKEIFNFYETEQYFNSQGKLAMIWLSMRGASHEVAISRSDKRVPGFHHESFYVRDVRDVLKAADILASAQLWDLIENGPGRHGATQGLFLYMRDFDKNRFEVYTGDYTVLDPDKWKVITWTADQFRYRTNYWGRPVPESWLNEWMPVEEINTGKLKKWDE; encoded by the coding sequence ATGAGCTCAAATCAAAAGATAAACGTTAGTAGATTATCTCACATAGCTGTGAGGGTTACAGATCTTGGGAAAGCTAAGTATTTATATCATGAACTATTGGGTTTTGTCTTAACTGAGGAGAGCGGAAGTGAACTGTATATTAGGGGGATAGAAGAAGGTCAACATCACAGTTTAGTTCTGAAAAAGGCAGACAGCCCCGGTTTATCATATGTAGGATTTAGAGTGAGCGATAAGAAAGATCTTGATAAAGCAGAGGACATCTTACCTAGTTTAGGTATAAAAGTCTTCAAATTTAAGGAAAAAGGGGTTAATGATGCTATAATATTTGATTCTCCAAACGGAATACCAATTGTTTTATATTATGACATGGAATACGTAGATGAAGATTTGAGACTAAAATTTCACTTACATAGAGGAGTATCTCCGATAAGGTTAGCACATACTAACTTCGTAGTTAAAGACTTGGAAAAAGAATATAAATTCTTTAAAGAGATTTTCAATTTCTACGAAACTGAGCAATACTTTAACTCACAAGGAAAATTGGCCATGATATGGCTATCAATGAGGGGAGCATCCCATGAAGTTGCAATATCACGAAGTGATAAGAGAGTTCCCGGATTTCATCACGAATCGTTCTACGTTCGTGACGTTAGAGATGTTTTAAAGGCTGCTGATATATTAGCCTCGGCGCAACTATGGGATTTAATTGAAAATGGCCCAGGAAGGCATGGTGCCACTCAAGGTCTGTTCCTATATATGAGGGACTTTGATAAAAATAGGTTCGAAGTTTATACTGGAGATTATACAGTATTAGATCCAGATAAGTGGAAGGTTATTACATGGACTGCTGATCAATTTAGATATAGAACAAACTATTGGGGCAGGCCTGTACCAGAATCATGGTTAAATGAGTGGATGCCAGTAGAAGAAATCAATACTGGAAAATTAAAGAAGTGGGATGAATAA